A genomic segment from Stappia indica encodes:
- a CDS encoding tautomerase family protein, with protein MPVVRVTLIEGYPAETRRLLGERLTAAVRGTMAAPLEGITVAIEEVRPDNYMRGGTSRVPGAPSPDPQALVRGFLEAMEARDLARASEFLAEGFVMTFPGGVSFSRPEELAAWAKGRYRFVRKTYEGFDTALGIEGAVVFCFGTLAGEWPDGTAFSGVRFIDRFEVEAGKLTRQMVWNDLVTRI; from the coding sequence ATGCCGGTGGTGCGCGTGACCCTGATCGAGGGCTATCCGGCCGAGACGCGGCGGCTTCTGGGCGAGCGGCTGACGGCCGCCGTGCGCGGCACGATGGCCGCGCCGCTGGAGGGAATCACCGTCGCGATCGAGGAGGTGCGCCCCGACAACTACATGCGCGGCGGCACGTCCCGCGTGCCCGGCGCCCCGTCTCCCGACCCGCAGGCGCTGGTGCGCGGCTTCCTGGAGGCGATGGAGGCCCGCGACCTTGCCCGCGCTTCCGAATTCCTGGCCGAAGGGTTCGTCATGACCTTCCCCGGCGGGGTCAGCTTTTCCCGGCCCGAGGAGCTCGCCGCCTGGGCGAAGGGGCGCTACCGCTTCGTGCGCAAGACCTATGAGGGCTTCGACACGGCGCTGGGCATCGAGGGCGCCGTGGTCTTCTGCTTCGGCACCCTTGCGGGCGAATGGCCGGACGGCACCGCCTTTTCCGGCGTGCGCTTCATCGACCGGTTCGAGGTCGAGGCGGGCAAGCTGACGCGGCAGATGGTGTGGAATGATCTAGTCACCCGAATCTGA